Proteins encoded in a region of the Rutidosis leptorrhynchoides isolate AG116_Rl617_1_P2 chromosome 9, CSIRO_AGI_Rlap_v1, whole genome shotgun sequence genome:
- the LOC139867558 gene encoding folylpolyglutamate synthase-like: MAQDDECLYPSKTYDDAMDALSSLITQKTRANMSNSGLRFELLFDYVKILDLEESIENMKIIHVAGTKGKGSTCTFTEAILRSCGFRTGLFTSPHLIDVRERFRLDGVDISKEKFLAYFWWCWDRLKDKCNEDIPMPNLFRFLALLGFKIFAAEQVDVAIMEVGLGGKFDATNVVQKPVVCGISSLGYDHTEILGNTLGLIAGEKAGIFKKGVPAFTVPQPDEAMEVLKEKASQLDVPLEVANPLDRKLLNGLPLGLVGDHQYLNAGLAIKLCSTWLQCTGHLEPGSMDQNSSLPHEFIKGLTTAALQGRAQIIPDPSVNSESLGDLVFYLDGAHSPESMEVCAKWFSVTVKADDSYLRNQQLDNSRNSNEVAPVNHGETASKDSAQILLFNCMSVRDPQLLLPQLMKTCSGHGINFNKALFVPNMSLVTKVGSGSSFPAATDSVVDTSWQITLQRVWENIILGEKGNTHNNGELVSIESKEYSEMSVVKSCENSVVFASLPLAIKWLRDTAKQNRSVRLQVLVTGSLHLVGDVIKLLKK; the protein is encoded by the exons ATGGCACAAG atgatgaatgtTTATATCCTTCAAAAACTTATGATGATGCCATGGATGCTTTATCATCTCTCATCACTCAAAAAACTCGTGCCAATATGTCCAACAGCGGCCTCAGATTCGAGCTTTTGTTCGACTACGTTAAG ATTTTGGATTTGGAGGAGTCAATTGAAAACATGAAGATCATCCATGTTGCAGGCACTAAAGGAAAG GGTTCAACATGCACATTTACTGAGGCAATACTCCGTAGTTGTGGCTTTCGCACCGGGCTATTCACATCCCCTCACCTTATTGATGTTCGAGAAAGATTTCGGTTAGATGG TGTGGATATATCCAAAGAGAAGTTTTTGGCTTACTTTTGGTGGTGTTGGGATAGACTGAAG GATAAATGCAACGAAGATATACCAATGCCAAATTTATTTCGCTTCCTCGCATTACTTGGTTTCAAGATATTTGCAGCAGAGCAA GTAGATGTTGCTATTATGGAGGTTGGACTAGGTGGAAAGTTTGATGCAACAAATGTG GTTCAGAAACCTGTTGTATGTGGTATCTCATCTTTAGGGTATGACCACACTGAAATTTTAG GAAATACTCTTGGACTAATTGCTGGGGAAAAGGCTGGTATCTTTAAG AAAGGTGTTCCTGCATTTACTGTACCCCAACCAGATGAAGCTATGGAAGTGCTCAAGGAGAAGGCTTCACAGTTGGAT GTGCCTCTTGAAGTAGCAAATCCATTGGATAGAAAATTGCTGAACGGGTTACCTCTCGGGCTTGTAGGCGATCACCAGTATCTAAACGCTGGACTTGCAATCAAGTTATGCTCTACATGGCTCCAATGTACTGGTCATCTTGAACCCGGTTCCATGGACCAAAAT AGTTCACTGCCTCATGAGTTCATCAAAGGGCTAACAACTGCAGCACTGCAAGGACGAGCCCAGATCATTCCTGACCCGTCAGTTAATAGTGAAAGTTTAGGTGATTTGGTGTTTTATTTGGATGGGGCCCATAGTCCTGAAAGTATGGAAGTTTGTGCAAAATGGTTTTCTGTTACTGTTAAAGCAGATGACAGTTATTTGCGTAACCAACAACTTGATAATTCCAGAAATTCAAATGAAGTTGCACCTGTTAACCATGGTGAAACCGCCAGCAAGGACTCTGCACAG ATATTATTATTCAATTGCATGTCAGTAAGGGACCCACAGTTGCTCCTTCCTCAGCTGATGAAAACATGCAGTGGTCATG GTATAAACTTTAATAAGGCACTATTTGTACCTAACATGTCCCTTGTGACCAAAGTTGGATCGGGGTCATCGTTTCCAGCAGCAACTGATTCTGTAGTAGATACATCATGGCAGATCACACTTCAAAGAGTATGGGAGAACATTATACTTGGTGAAAAAG GTAACACTCATAATAATGGTGAGTTAGTTTCGATAGAGAGCAAAGAATATAGTGAAATGAGTGTTGTGAAGAGTTGTGAAAACAGTGTGGTGTTTGCGTCCCTTCCATTGGCTATTAAATGGTTGAGAGACACTGCTAAACAAAATAGGTCTGTTCGGTTGCAG GTTCTTGTAACTGGTTCATTGCATTTGGTGGGAGATGTTATTAAATTACTCAAGAAATGA